The genomic interval GCTCAAATCATCAATTGATCCATCAACACCTGAACTGGCGTCTCCTCAAGACTCTTCTGATCAGCGAAAAGGTCGACGATTCTTTGGCACCTCTGGCTTGGAAAACGAGTCGCAAGGTTGGTCCAGAATTTCTTTTCCAGCAGAGGTATGCTCTCTTCGCGACGCCGTCGATGACCAATTGGATACTCAACAACCACTTGCTCGGTGCTGGTGCCGTCGTTAAAGAATACCTGTACGGCATTAGCGATCGACCGTTTATCCGCCTCAAGATACTCCGCCGTGTATCGGGGATCTTCGACAACCTCCATTTTTTCACGAAGCTCATCAATGATTGGATGCTCAGCGTGGAACCCGTCTTCATAATGCTCGGCCGTCAGTGACCCAAAAATCAGGGGAATCGCCGTCATATACTGCAGACAATGATCACGATCTGCCGGATTAGCCAAAGCTCCCTGCTTTGAAATGATTCGGATTGCCGACTCGTGCGTGGTGATCACGACTTTATCTATATCTGAAATCCGGTCGCGAACTTCGGAATGCAAGGTGATCGCCGCCTCAGCCGCTGTTTGGGCATGGAATTCTGCTGGAAACGACACTTTAAACAGTACGTTTTCCATCACATAGGAGCCGAAGGCCTGGGATAGTGAAAACTCCCTTTCATTCTGAGGCTTGAGTTTCAGGTCCTTGTTCGTGGCACTGAAAGAGACATCGTAAAATCCCCATTGTGGCGCCGTTAGCGCACCAGGGATCCCCATCTCTCCCCGCATCGCAATATCAGCCAAGCGGACTGCTCGAGAGGTAGCGTCACCCGCCGCCCAGGACTTTCGGGATCCCGCGTTGGGCGCATGGCGATAGGTGCGCAAGGCCTGCCCATCAACCCAAGCGTGAGAAAGCGCGGAGAGTATCTGCTCTCGGTTGGCGCCCATCAGCTTCGCAGTTACTGCAGTTGACGCAACTTTAACCAGTACCACGTGATCCAGACCAACACGATTGAAAGAGTTCTCCAGGGCCAGTACACCCTGAATTTCGTGCGCCATGATCATTGCCTCAAGTACTGTGCGAACCGTTAATGGCGCCTGGCCCGAGGCGACTCTCCGTTGGGACAGATAATCAGCCACCGCAAGTATCCCACCGAGATTGTCCGAGGGATGCCCCCATTCCGCGGCCAGCCAAGTGTCGTTGTAGTCCAGCCAGCGAATGGTACAGCCAATGTCCCAGGCCGCCTTGACTGGATCCAGGCGGAAAGAGGTCCCCGGCACTCTGGCTCCATGAGGTACGACAGTACCCTCAACAATGGGGCCCAGGTGCTTCGTACATTCCGGGAAGCGTAATGCAAGCAAGCCACAGCCGAGCGTATCCATCAGGCAATAACGTGCTGTTCGCCAGGCTTCGTCATTTTTTACTTGGAAAGTGAGCACGTAGTCGGCGATGTTCTTCAGAACCTCATCGTAGTCCGGACGCAGATTCTGGTTCGTATTTTTGGCCATAATCAGGATCCTCAGTTTTCGTCGTAATCATTCGCTTAAAAAAGCCTAGCTCACTGAAGCGAAATCTGGCGACCTGCACCATGAATTCCCTGGCGCGCACCTTGCGTTCGCAGATGTCACCTTTTTTTACAGTCGGTATTACCCGTTTTTCTCAGGCAACCTGAACATGCATGTTTTGGTTTAGTTAAGCCCTTTCTGGTATTCCGCTTGCGTGATTTTTCAAAGGCGACGGTGGCTTGATTTCAGGCCTCGTATAGCCTTACTGGGGATGAAAACCATCATGAAAGCCCATGTTCTTGCCCTTTTGTTTTGGAGTTCAGTATTTTTCAGTGGGTATTCAGCTGCCGCCCCCATCGGATTGAATGATGTGAGTGCAGACGCAAAGGTTGTGCTGTTGGCGGGTCAAGCCGATTGGAATAGAGCAATGGACATTAAGGACGGCGTGGTGCTTGGGGACGGCAGAATCAAACCAGTCTGGAGTAATTACAGGTCAGCGCGCCGTTCAATCGACCAGAGAAAGTACGATGCCGACCTCCGCGGATTTTTTAACAACACCGAACTGGCCGGTGACTTATGGTCTAGAACGCGATCCACCAAATCTCTGCTATCGGGAGTGTTGGGATCAGGGGTCTTAAAAGTGACAGAGCCCTCTTCTTTAGCCTTGATCGTGCTCTGTGTGATGGGATTTATCTCAAGAAAAGCTCTCAAGAAATAGATTAAGGCCGAGCTCCGAACTGTTTGAGTGGCGGTCGCCATAACAACCACCACCCAAACAACACCATTTGTCAGAACGACCCACCTGGCACTCTCACCCAACCCTCCATCAGGATTCGGGCACTGCGGCTCATGATTGCTTTATTTGCCGTCCATTGACCATCCACCTGGCTGGCCTCTGCCCCCACCCGCAAGGTGCCCGAGGGGTGACCAAAGGTCACGTCAGTACGATCACCGCCGCCCGCGGCCAGGTTCACCAATGTGCCCCGCACGGCTGCAGCCGTTGCAATCGCTACAGCAGCGGTTCCCATCATGGCGTGGTGCAGTTTACCCATGGACAACGCACGGACCAGGACATCAATATCTCCAGCCTTGATCTGCTTGCCACTGGAAGACACGTAGTCCACCGGAGCGGCTACAAACGCCACTTTCGGGGTGTGCTGTCGGCTGGCTGCCTCGTCCACATGACCAATGAGGCCCATCCTGACCGCACCGTGAGCCCGAATAGTCTCGAATATGGCCAGAGCCTTGGGGTCACCATTAATGGCGTCCTGCAATTCGGTACCGGTGTACCCAATGTCTTCGGCATTGATGAAGATGGTGGGGATGCCGGCATTGATCATGGTGGCGCGCAGGATTCCGACACCCGGAACCTCCAGATCATCGGCCACGTTGCCCGTAGGGAACATGGCCCCGTCGCCATCGGCCGGGTCCATGAATTCAACCTGTACCTCGGCTGCGGGAAAGGTGACCCCATCCAGCTCAAAATCACCGGTTTCCTGCACTTCACCATTGGTGATCGGAACCTGGGCAACAATGGTTTTCCGGATGTTCGCCTGCCAGATACGAACCGTGCAAAAGCCATTCTCGGGGATCCGGTCCTGGGACACGAAGCCGCCGTTGATGGCAAAGGCTCCGACGGCAGCAGTCAAGTTACCGCAGTTGCCACTCCAGTCTACAAACGGCTTGTCGATGGACACCTGCCCGAACAAGTAGTCGACATCGTGGTCCGGCTGGGTCGGCTCGGCCAGGATCACCGTTTTACTGGTGCTTGAGGTTGCGCCACCCATACCGTCGGTCTGCTTCTGATACGGATCCGGGCTGCCGATAACCCGCAGCAGCAGCTTGTCCCTGGCTTCACCCGGGACCTGGGCTGCCTCAGGCAGGTCCTGAAGTCGGAAGAACACGCCCTTGCTGGTTCCGCCACGCATGTACGTGGCGGGGACTCTTACTTGCGCTGGATGGCTCATGCGGCGCCCTCCGCCTCCAGGAAGTCCTGGGCAAACCGCTGCAGAACGCCGCCCGCGGTATAGATGGAGAGCTCCTCAGCGGTATCCAGGCGACAGATCACCGGAACATGCTCGGTGCTGCCGTTCTTACGATGAATAACCAGCGTCATTTCCGCTTTCGGCGCGGCAGTACCTTCCACGTCGTATGTCTCGGTGCCATCAAGCGCCAGAGTCTGACGGGTTGTGCCGTCCTCAAACTGAAGCGGCATAACGCCCATACCCACCAGGTTGGTGCGGTGGATTCGCTCAAACCCTTCCGCAACAATGGCTTCAACGCCCGCCAGGGCAACGCCTTTGGCCGCCCAGTCACGGGAGGAGCCCTGACCATAATCCGCGCCGGCAATGATGATCAGCGGCTGTTTGCGTTCCATGTAAGTTTCGATTGCTTCCCACATGCGTGTCACTTTGCCTTCGGGCTCAACGCGCGCCAGCGAACCTTGCTTCACATTGCCATTTTCATCCCGAACCATTTCATTGAACAGTTTCGGGTTGGCGAAGGTCGCGCGCTGTGCCGTTAGGTGGTCACCACGGTGGGTCGCGTAGGAGTTGAAGTCTTCCTCCGGCACGCCCATTTTGTGCAGGTATTCACCCGCCGCACTGTTCATCATAATGGCGTTGGACGGCGACAGGTGGTCGGTGGTGATGTTGTCCGGCAGGATCGCCAGCGGACGCATTCCCTTGAGCTCCTTCTCCCCGGCCAATCCACCTTCCCAATAAGGCGGGCGGCGGATGTACGTGCTCTGCGGACGCCACTCGTAGTTCGGGTTGGTTTTAGCGTTAGCATCACGGGTGATGTCGAACATCGGAATGTAGGTGCTACGGAACTGTTCCGGCTTAACACTGGTTTTAACGATGGAGTCGATTTCTTCATCGCTCGGCCAGATGTCTTTCAGAGTGACCGCATTGCCTTCCTGATCGTAACCCAGGACATCCTTTTCAATATCGAAGCGGATAGTGCCTGCGATCGCGTACGCCACAACCAGCGGTGGTGATGCCAGGAACGCCTGCTTGGCGTATGGGTGAATACGGCCGTCGAAGTTACGGTTGCCGGACAGAACAGCCGTTGAGTAGAGATCGCGGTCAACGATTTCCTTCTGGATTTCCGGATCCAGCGCACCACTCATGCCATTGCAGGTGGTACAGGCAAAGGCAACAACACCAAAGCCAAGATTCTCCAGCTCAGGTAGCAGTTCTGCTTCTTCCAGATACATCTTGACCGTTTTGGAGCCCGGTGCCAGTGACGACTTCACCCAGGGCTTTCGGGTAAGGCCCAGCTTGTTGGCATTGCGGGCGATCAGGCCTGCGGCCACCATGTTCCTCGGGTTCGAGGTGTTGGTGCAGCTGGTGATAGCGGCGATGATGACCGCGCCATCCGGCATCCTGCCCTCTTCCTGCTCCCATTCGCCGGCAATGCCGCGCTTGGCCAGCTCGGAGGTGGGCAGATGAGCATGGGGGTTGGACGGGCCGGCAAGGGTCCGCTCAACTGTGGAAAGATCAAAGGTCAGAATCCGCTCGTATTCCGCGGACTTCAGGCTGTCGGCCCACAGGCCTGTGTGCTTGGCGTAGTTCTCGACCAGCGCAACCTGATCATCTTCGCGCCCGGTCAGTTTCAGGTAATCAATGGTCTGGCCGTCGATGTAGAACATGGCGGCGGTAGCACCATACTCCGGCGTCATGTTCGAGATCGTTGCGCGATCGCCAACCGTCAGGCTGTCGGCGCCCTCGCCAAAGAACTCAAGATAAGCACCGACTACCCGCTCCTTACGCAGGAACTCAGTCAAGGCCAGTACCATGTCGGTACTGGTAATGCCCGGGCGCAGCTTGCCCGTCAACGCAACACCCACAATGTCTGGAAGCCGCATCATGGATGCTCGGCCGAGCATAACGCTCTCCGCTTCCAGACCGCCGACGCCTACAGAAATAACGCCCAGCGCATCGACCATCGGCGTGTGGCTATCGGTACCTACACAGGTATCTGGAAACGCCACGCCGCCGCGTGATTGCACCACCGGAGACATCTTCTCCAGGTTGATCTGGTGCATGATGCCGTTGCCCGGTGGAATCACATCCACGTTTTCGAACGCGGTCTTGGTCCAGTCGATGAAATGGAACCGGTCGTCGTTGCGACGGTCTTCAACCGCCCGGTTCTTTTCAAATGCGTCTTTCTCGAAGCCCGCGTGTTCAACGGCCAGTGAATGGTCGACGATCAACTGCGTTGGCACGACCGGGTTAACCTTGGCGGGATCGCCGCCCTTCTCCGCAATCGCGTCCCGGAGACCGGCCAGGTCGACCAGGGCGGTCTGACCAAGAATGTCGTGACACACCACGCGGGCGGGATACCACGGGAAATCCAGATCCCGCTTGCGCTCGATCAGCTGTTTCAGGGAGTCAGTCAGCATCTCGGGATCGCAACGGCGAACCAGCTGCTCTGCCAGAATCCTCGAGGTGTAAGGAAGCTTTTCGTAGGCGCCCGGCTGAATGTCTTCAACAGCCTGGCGGGTATCGAAATAATCCAGGTCGGTGCCCGGTAGCGGTTTGCGGTAGTCAGTATTCATGGCCAGAAACTCATATCGGAAAATCGAAGGTGTGGGCGGAACCGGCGCTCTCCTGAACTCGCGGGAGAGCGCCCTGCCCGTCTTATGGACGCTCGTCGATGGGCACCCACTCCGAGTCCGCCGGGCCGGTGTATTCGGCACTGGGGCGGATAATGCGGTTGTTTTCCCGCTGCTCTTTCACGTGTGCCGTCCAACCGGACACCCGGGACATCACAAAAATAGGCGTGAACAGCTCGGTCGGAATGCCCATGAAGTGGTACGCCGATGCGTGGAAGAAATCGGCGTTGCAGAACAGTTTTTTCTCGCGCCACATCACCTCTTCACAACGGACCGATACCGGGTAAAGCACGGTATCGCCAACTTCATCCGCCAGCTTCTTGGACCATTGCTTGATGATCGCATTACGCGGGTCAGATTCCTTGTAGATGGCATGGCCAAAGCCCATGATCTTCTCTTTTCGGGCCAGCATGCCCATCAGGCCTTCTTCCGCCTCGTCCGCTGTCTGGAACTTCTGAATCAGCGCCATGGCAGCTTCGTTAGCACCACCGTGCAACGGCCCACGGAGGGTACCGATGGCGCCTGTCACGCAGCTGTGGATGTCGGACAGAGTGGAAGCACAAACACGGGCGGTGAAGGTGGACGCATTGAATTCGTGCTCCGCGTACAGAATCAGGGACACGTTCATCACCTTCTCATGCAACTCGCTGGGCTTTTTGCCGTGCAGCAGTTCCAGGAAGTGGCCACCAATGGAATCTACATCACTGTCGGTTTCGATCCGAACACCCTCGTGGGCGAAGCGGTACCAGTAAGTGATGATGGACGGGAACACCGCCAGCATACGGTCGATCTTGTCATCCTGTTCGGAAAAATCCGCTTCGGTTTCCAGATTACCCAGCATGGAGCAACCGGTACGCATCACATCCATGGGATGGGCGTCTTTCGGGATTTGTTCCAGCACCGTCGTCAGAGCGTCCGGCAACCCACGCAGGCTATGCAGCTTCTGCTTGTAGGCATCAAGCTCCTGACGGTTTGGCAGCTTACCTCTCAAAAGTAGGTAAGCGATTTCTTCAAACTGCGCCTTCTCGGCCAGATCGGCGATTTCATAACCTCGATACGTCAGGCCTGCTCCGGATTGGCCGACAGTACACAGCGCCGTTTGGCCGGCTACCTGTCCGCGCAGTCCAGCGCCTTCGAGTTTCTTCGCTTCAGCCATTGTTCCTCTCCCTCATCTCAAGATGATCATCAGTCACGTATCGAATTAGTTTTTTTGTTGCTGGAAGAGTTGGTCCAGCTTCTGTTCAAACTCGTGGTAATTCAGGAAATCGTAGAGCTCCATGCGCGTCTGCATGAGGTCAACGACATCTTTCTGATCGCCCTTATCCAGAATGTTCTGGTAAACCGTCAGGGCCGCCTTGTTCATGGCACGGAAAGCACTCAGCGGATACAACACCATGTCAGCGCCGGCTTCGCCCAATTCCTTGCGGTTATACAGAGGCGTGGCGCCAAACTCGGTGATATTGGCCAGAATCGGTACATCCAGCGCCTCGGAAAAGGCTTTGTAGTGCTCGAGTTCGGTAACCGCTTCCGCAAAGATACCGTCTGCCCCGGCCTCGATGCAGGCCTTCGCGCGCTCAATGGCGGCGTCCAGGCCTTCCTTCTGAAACGCATCGGTGCGGGCCATAATGAAGAAATCATCGTTTTCACGGGCGTCTACGGCCGCCTTGATGCGATCGACCATTTCTTCCTGGGAGACGATTTCCTTGTTAGGCCGGTGTCCGCAGCGCTTCTGTGCAACCTGGTCCTCGATATGGACAGCAGCAGCACCGGCACGTTCCATTTCCCGAATGGTTCGACCGATATTGAAAGCACCGCCCCAGCCAGTGTCAATATCCACCAGCAGCGGAAGATCACAGGCTGCAGTAATCCTGCGAACGTCCTCAACCACATCGTTCATCGTGGTCATTCCGAGATCCGGCAAACCGTAAGAGGCGTTGGCCACACCGCCACCGGACAGATAGATGGCCTGATGCCCTACTTTCTGAGCCATCATTGCACTGTAAGCATTGACGGTTCCAACGATCTGGAGCGGCTTATTTTCGTTCAGGGCTTTCCGGAAACGTGCGCCCGGAGATAGTTTGCTGGACATAGTGCATTTCCTCTTCGTTCGAATTAGTTGGTTCGAATTAACTCAAATAGTTAACACGCCATCTTGAATCTGTTTTTCAATATTTCGGCGAGCAGCGTTAATGTGTCTTTTCATCAGAAATTCGGCGAGTTCGCCGTCGCGCTGAGCGATGGCTTCGACGATACGGCGGTGTTCCCCGAGCGCACGATGGGGGCGCCCGGCTGAGGTACTCAACCGGTAACGGTACATTCGCACCATGTAATACAGATCGCCCAGTAGCATCTGGGCCAGTTTGGTATTGCGGCTACCGGTGGCGATCCGGTGATGGAAATCGTAATCCCCTTCGGCTTGATAGTAGGCCTGTCCCTGGGCTTCGTCGATCATTTGTTCATGGGCATCCAGGGTGGCCAGCAGATCAGCAATTTCGCTGTCGGTCATCCGTTCGGCAGCCTGGCGCGCAGCCAAACCTTCCATGTTCTCCCGGATTAAATAGAGTTCCAGGAGTTCGGCAGCGCTGACCGCCACCACTTTGACACCGGCATGGGGCCTTCGCACCAATAAACCACGAGACTCCAGGCGACCAATCGCCTCCCGAAGAGGCCCACGGGTAAGATTAAAGCGGGTACAAAGCTCAAGTTCGCCGATTTTTTCGCCAGGCGCGAGCTCACCTTTTACGATTGCCGTTTGCAGACAATCAAACGCTTCATCAGCTCTTGTGTATACCGGAGGGCTATTTTCTCTCATGCTTTGTCAACAAAACCGAAGTAATTTCTAGAAAACTACTCCTCACACCGGTTATTGTCAACAAAGCAGCGATTGGACCCGAGAAAATTGTTAACAGCCCAATTCGTCAGTCAATACAGTTCGCGCTCATGCTTAGGAGGTGGCGAGTACTGATACACCCAGGTTTCAGTCAGCACTTCCTGGCCAACCTTGAGCACCACCGAAAGATTGATTGGCTCAAGGGAGTCATCTGGTACAAGGTCAAACATCACCCGATACCCCTGGATAGATGCCAGCGGGCGGGCAGACGTTATTTCCACCGAGCCACGGCTAACCGATATTTCAGGCTCTATCCCGGCATCGTCTCCGAGCATTTCGAGCATCCCACCGGCGAAATCGATGGCAAACCGGCGAGAGAAGTACTCGCGCTCCTGGCCAACAACCCCACCCAATCCAGTTCGGGTCGCCCTTGCAGTCGCCAATTCCCCCTTACCCAATGGCAACTCGGCTCCCCAGTTCAGGCGATAGCCGAACAGGTACTCAGTTCCTGGTTTTAGGGCTTCCTCTGGGTTCCAGTACGCGACGATGTTGTCGAAGGTTTCGTCAACGGTCGGAATCTCAACCAGGTCAATGCGCCCTGCTCCCCATTCGTTCTTTGGCTCTACCCAAAGACTTGGCCGGCGTTCGTAGAACACGCCATCATCCTGATAGTGATCGAACTTTCTGTCTCGCTGGAGCAGCCCGAATCCCTTTGGACTATTGTCAACAAAACTGTTGTATCTCAACTCCCTTGGATTGACCAATGGCCGCCAGATCCATTCACCATGACCGGTGTGGATCGAGAGACCATCGGAGTCATGGATTTCCGGACGCCAGTCATAGCCCATGCGCCGATCGTTCTCGCCCACTTGATACATACTTGTCAAAGGCGCGATACCTATCCGATCCAGCTGTTTCCGTGGGTAAAGGGCGACATCGACATCCATGACAAAATTTGCGCCTGGGTCCAACACGAAAGCGTATGCTCCGGTAACACTCGGCGATTCCAGCAAAGCCCACACTTTTAGTGCACGAGCCCCCGGCTTGGGCTTTTCCAACCAAAAGGCGGAAAATCGGGGGAACTCCTCTTCATCTGGACTGGCTGTATCAATCGCCAGCCCCCTCGCCGACATGCCATATTGCTTTTCCTTGCCCACCGCCCTGAAATAGCTTGCCCCAAGAAACGCGGCGAGATCGTATTGGAAGTCACTGTGGTGATGCAGTCGAAAGCCGGCAAAGCCAAGATCGGGAGGCAGATCTCCCAGCGGCTGCTCGCCCTCGTACTCGAAATACTCCGGATCGTAAGCCAACTCAGTGGCTTGACCGTCGACGACTTCATAGATTTTTACAGAAGTCTGGAAATACAGTCCCAGATGGAAGAGCTGTATTTGAAAGGGTAATGGGGAATCACTCCACAGGGCATGCTCGGGCCTGAACCGTATAGCCTGATAGTCGTCCCAGGACAGGTTCTTCAGGGATTGCGGCAGTTCTCCTTTTTTGGATCGAAAATCCTGCCCGGAAAGATGCCTGGCATGCCCCTTGAGCCATTCGTAACTGAATGGCTTGCTTGCACCGTTTCCTGCATTACTCTCTTTGCCAGCGGCGTACAGCAACCCGCCCGGAAGGGCTTGAACTCCGACGCCCGCCACAAACAGCTGCAACAATAGTCGTCGATCCATTTCTATCATCTCCCAATATTTAAACC from Marinobacter sp. LA51 carries:
- the prpD gene encoding 2-methylcitrate dehydratase — its product is MAKNTNQNLRPDYDEVLKNIADYVLTFQVKNDEAWRTARYCLMDTLGCGLLALRFPECTKHLGPIVEGTVVPHGARVPGTSFRLDPVKAAWDIGCTIRWLDYNDTWLAAEWGHPSDNLGGILAVADYLSQRRVASGQAPLTVRTVLEAMIMAHEIQGVLALENSFNRVGLDHVVLVKVASTAVTAKLMGANREQILSALSHAWVDGQALRTYRHAPNAGSRKSWAAGDATSRAVRLADIAMRGEMGIPGALTAPQWGFYDVSFSATNKDLKLKPQNEREFSLSQAFGSYVMENVLFKVSFPAEFHAQTAAEAAITLHSEVRDRISDIDKVVITTHESAIRIISKQGALANPADRDHCLQYMTAIPLIFGSLTAEHYEDGFHAEHPIIDELREKMEVVEDPRYTAEYLEADKRSIANAVQVFFNDGTSTEQVVVEYPIGHRRRREESIPLLEKKFWTNLATRFPSQRCQRIVDLFADQKSLEETPVQVLMDQLMI
- the prpF gene encoding 2-methylaconitate cis-trans isomerase PrpF, translating into MSHPAQVRVPATYMRGGTSKGVFFRLQDLPEAAQVPGEARDKLLLRVIGSPDPYQKQTDGMGGATSSTSKTVILAEPTQPDHDVDYLFGQVSIDKPFVDWSGNCGNLTAAVGAFAINGGFVSQDRIPENGFCTVRIWQANIRKTIVAQVPITNGEVQETGDFELDGVTFPAAEVQVEFMDPADGDGAMFPTGNVADDLEVPGVGILRATMINAGIPTIFINAEDIGYTGTELQDAINGDPKALAIFETIRAHGAVRMGLIGHVDEAASRQHTPKVAFVAAPVDYVSSSGKQIKAGDIDVLVRALSMGKLHHAMMGTAAVAIATAAAVRGTLVNLAAGGGDRTDVTFGHPSGTLRVGAEASQVDGQWTANKAIMSRSARILMEGWVRVPGGSF
- the acnD gene encoding Fe/S-dependent 2-methylisocitrate dehydratase AcnD — encoded protein: MNTDYRKPLPGTDLDYFDTRQAVEDIQPGAYEKLPYTSRILAEQLVRRCDPEMLTDSLKQLIERKRDLDFPWYPARVVCHDILGQTALVDLAGLRDAIAEKGGDPAKVNPVVPTQLIVDHSLAVEHAGFEKDAFEKNRAVEDRRNDDRFHFIDWTKTAFENVDVIPPGNGIMHQINLEKMSPVVQSRGGVAFPDTCVGTDSHTPMVDALGVISVGVGGLEAESVMLGRASMMRLPDIVGVALTGKLRPGITSTDMVLALTEFLRKERVVGAYLEFFGEGADSLTVGDRATISNMTPEYGATAAMFYIDGQTIDYLKLTGREDDQVALVENYAKHTGLWADSLKSAEYERILTFDLSTVERTLAGPSNPHAHLPTSELAKRGIAGEWEQEEGRMPDGAVIIAAITSCTNTSNPRNMVAAGLIARNANKLGLTRKPWVKSSLAPGSKTVKMYLEEAELLPELENLGFGVVAFACTTCNGMSGALDPEIQKEIVDRDLYSTAVLSGNRNFDGRIHPYAKQAFLASPPLVVAYAIAGTIRFDIEKDVLGYDQEGNAVTLKDIWPSDEEIDSIVKTSVKPEQFRSTYIPMFDITRDANAKTNPNYEWRPQSTYIRRPPYWEGGLAGEKELKGMRPLAILPDNITTDHLSPSNAIMMNSAAGEYLHKMGVPEEDFNSYATHRGDHLTAQRATFANPKLFNEMVRDENGNVKQGSLARVEPEGKVTRMWEAIETYMERKQPLIIIAGADYGQGSSRDWAAKGVALAGVEAIVAEGFERIHRTNLVGMGVMPLQFEDGTTRQTLALDGTETYDVEGTAAPKAEMTLVIHRKNGSTEHVPVICRLDTAEELSIYTAGGVLQRFAQDFLEAEGAA
- the prpC gene encoding bifunctional 2-methylcitrate synthase/citrate synthase; translated protein: MAEAKKLEGAGLRGQVAGQTALCTVGQSGAGLTYRGYEIADLAEKAQFEEIAYLLLRGKLPNRQELDAYKQKLHSLRGLPDALTTVLEQIPKDAHPMDVMRTGCSMLGNLETEADFSEQDDKIDRMLAVFPSIITYWYRFAHEGVRIETDSDVDSIGGHFLELLHGKKPSELHEKVMNVSLILYAEHEFNASTFTARVCASTLSDIHSCVTGAIGTLRGPLHGGANEAAMALIQKFQTADEAEEGLMGMLARKEKIMGFGHAIYKESDPRNAIIKQWSKKLADEVGDTVLYPVSVRCEEVMWREKKLFCNADFFHASAYHFMGIPTELFTPIFVMSRVSGWTAHVKEQRENNRIIRPSAEYTGPADSEWVPIDERP
- the prpB gene encoding methylisocitrate lyase translates to MSSKLSPGARFRKALNENKPLQIVGTVNAYSAMMAQKVGHQAIYLSGGGVANASYGLPDLGMTTMNDVVEDVRRITAACDLPLLVDIDTGWGGAFNIGRTIREMERAGAAAVHIEDQVAQKRCGHRPNKEIVSQEEMVDRIKAAVDARENDDFFIMARTDAFQKEGLDAAIERAKACIEAGADGIFAEAVTELEHYKAFSEALDVPILANITEFGATPLYNRKELGEAGADMVLYPLSAFRAMNKAALTVYQNILDKGDQKDVVDLMQTRMELYDFLNYHEFEQKLDQLFQQQKN
- a CDS encoding GntR family transcriptional regulator yields the protein MRENSPPVYTRADEAFDCLQTAIVKGELAPGEKIGELELCTRFNLTRGPLREAIGRLESRGLLVRRPHAGVKVVAVSAAELLELYLIRENMEGLAARQAAERMTDSEIADLLATLDAHEQMIDEAQGQAYYQAEGDYDFHHRIATGSRNTKLAQMLLGDLYYMVRMYRYRLSTSAGRPHRALGEHRRIVEAIAQRDGELAEFLMKRHINAARRNIEKQIQDGVLTI
- a CDS encoding glucan biosynthesis protein — translated: MDRRLLLQLFVAGVGVQALPGGLLYAAGKESNAGNGASKPFSYEWLKGHARHLSGQDFRSKKGELPQSLKNLSWDDYQAIRFRPEHALWSDSPLPFQIQLFHLGLYFQTSVKIYEVVDGQATELAYDPEYFEYEGEQPLGDLPPDLGFAGFRLHHHSDFQYDLAAFLGASYFRAVGKEKQYGMSARGLAIDTASPDEEEFPRFSAFWLEKPKPGARALKVWALLESPSVTGAYAFVLDPGANFVMDVDVALYPRKQLDRIGIAPLTSMYQVGENDRRMGYDWRPEIHDSDGLSIHTGHGEWIWRPLVNPRELRYNSFVDNSPKGFGLLQRDRKFDHYQDDGVFYERRPSLWVEPKNEWGAGRIDLVEIPTVDETFDNIVAYWNPEEALKPGTEYLFGYRLNWGAELPLGKGELATARATRTGLGGVVGQEREYFSRRFAIDFAGGMLEMLGDDAGIEPEISVSRGSVEITSARPLASIQGYRVMFDLVPDDSLEPINLSVVLKVGQEVLTETWVYQYSPPPKHERELY